In the Leifsonia sp. 466MF genome, one interval contains:
- a CDS encoding VOC family protein — translation MIRIGSIVWGARDVPRAVEFWCAALDYRPLREPDDDWALLGPAKGSADRATGPQFAIKQVGSEANPSPRHHLDLYASDQAAEVQRLIELGAREVDWDYEDDADYVVLADPDGNRFCVVDAGEKAL, via the coding sequence GTGATCCGGATCGGCTCGATCGTGTGGGGTGCCCGGGACGTGCCGCGCGCCGTGGAGTTCTGGTGTGCGGCGCTCGACTACAGGCCGCTCCGGGAGCCCGACGACGATTGGGCGCTGCTGGGGCCGGCGAAGGGCAGCGCAGACCGCGCGACGGGTCCGCAGTTCGCGATCAAGCAGGTCGGCAGCGAGGCGAATCCGAGTCCGCGGCATCACCTCGACCTCTACGCGTCCGATCAGGCTGCGGAGGTTCAGCGGCTGATCGAGCTCGGTGCGCGGGAGGTCGACTGGGATTACGAGGACGATGCGGACTATGTGGTGCTGGCCGACCCTGACGGCAATCGCTTCTGCGTCGTCGATGCCGGCGAGAAGGCCCTGTGA